GCTATCTATAATATACCTAATCTGACTTACCAAGGGAGCTTAGATAACTTCTGGTCAGTTACAGAAAAGCCAAATAACTTATTATTTGAAAAATTGAAATGTTATCTAATTGATCATAACCAAATTAATGGAAATTTTTATACCAAAAAAGGCATCAGTATGAGCATAGAAGGTAGTTTAAAACTATTGCACTTAACCTATTGTCTGCCCTTAGTTGACTATGTAAATACTCTATTAACAAGTCCTACAAAATTATAATGTCTCAGCATATCATTATAACAGGTGCAAGCTCGGGTATTGGTGCTGCGCTAGCTTTACAATACGCAAAACCTAATACAGTATTAGGTCTTATTGCAAACTCAGAAGAAACGCTGGCTATTGTTGCAAACCAGTGCATAACATTGGGTGCAACCGTAAAATCACAGGTTCTTGATGTTAGAAACCGTGACGCATTAAATAGCTGGATTACAAATTTTGATCAAGATCATCCCATAGATTTAATTATTGCTAACGCTGGGGTAACAAGTGGTCTGGGCTTAAATGCCGAGTCAGAAAGTCGTGAAGCGATACAGCATGTTATTGATGTCAATTTATATGGCGTAATCAATACTGTATATCCAGTTATTGAACCTATGCGCATGCGTAAACAAGGACATATTGTATTAGTTAGCTCATTGGCTG
This DNA window, taken from Candidatus Thiocaldithrix dubininis, encodes the following:
- a CDS encoding SDR family NAD(P)-dependent oxidoreductase, with amino-acid sequence MSQHIIITGASSGIGAALALQYAKPNTVLGLIANSEETLAIVANQCITLGATVKSQVLDVRNRDALNSWITNFDQDHPIDLIIANAGVTSGLGLNAESESREAIQHVIDVNLYGVINTVYPVIEPMRMRKQGHIVLVSSLAAYRGLPITPAYCASKAAVKSYGEALRGWLRADNIKVSVICPGFVDSKMSQKFTGGKPFLLTPDQAASIIIKGIRTNKAITAFPFPLNFGTWLLSIIPNRLAELIVDHIGYGAYRQKK